The DNA region TTTTTTTATCTCTTTTTTAAATATAATATCACTTGGACTATTTGATATATTTTCAATTAGATTTTGTGTTTTTATAACTGTATCTTCTAACGTATCCAATGTTCTATTCATTTTATATATAGTATCTTCTGATATTGATTTTATATCATAAGTTCCTTTTTTAATCTCATCTGTTAATGTATTAGATAAAAGTTTAATACTATTTGCTGCATTATTGACTTGCTGTGCAGCATTTGACATATTCTTAAAAGAATTTGTCCCTTTTGTTGTAATATTATTTATATTAATAAGTATTTCATTTAATGATTTTTCTTTACTTATTATATATTTAGAGAACTTCTCAATATTTTGTGTAATTTGTTGGGTTTTATTTAATATTTGAGAAATATTATTTAAATTCTTATTATTAAAAAGTTTTTTCATTTGAATAAGAACTTCATTTATTTGTTTTGAAATACTTTCTGTACTGTTTTCTAAAGATGCAAAAACAGATATTTTTGCTTTAATTACTTTTTCTCCCGAGCTATTTTCTTCTAATAATTCTGAAGATTTACTACCACCTTTTAATTCTATGTATTTTAAACCTGTAAGACCTAATGTTCCTAATGTTGCAAAGTTATCCTCTTTTATTGGAGTTCCTTTATCAACTTTGATATTTATTTGTATTTGTTCCGAATTATTAGGATTTATTTTTATTTCTTCAACTTTTCCTACTTCTACACCTTTAAATTTAACAGCAGATTCTACATTTAATCCAGAAACAGATTCATTTATATATATTACATAGTGATCTGATTTTACATTTTCTAATCCAAATTTACCTAACCAAAAAATAAAAGTGAGAAGTAAAATAAAAAAAGAGATTACAAATATTCCTATTTTATAATAATTAACTTTTGTGTCCATTTTTATCCTTTTTTATTGTTAGAAAATCTTCTAAAAATGAATCATTTTTATCTAATGCCATTTGAATATTCCCTTCAAAAGCTATTTTTGTATCTTTTAGTATAATAAATCTATCTAGTGTATGTTTAATTGTTGTTAAATCATGAGTAATTACTATTATAGTTAAGTTTAACATTTTTTTTAGATTTAATATAAGTTCATTGAATTGTTCAGCGCTTGAAGGATCAAGTCCACTTGTGGGTTCATCTAAAAATAAAACTTTTGGTTCTATTGCAATTGCTCTTGCTAGTGCAACTCTTTTTTTCATTCCACCACTTAGTTCAGAGGGATACAAAAAAGCATGCTCCTCTTTTAGTCCTACAAGTTTCAAATTTGTTAATGCTATCTTTTCAATTAAATCATATGGTAAATTTGTATATTCTTTTAACATAACTTCAATATTTTCTAAAACATTTAAAAAAGAGAAAAGTGCTCCAAATTGAAAAAGATATGAAAAATCATTTTTTAATTGTTGAGATTCTTCTATTGATAAATTTGATATATCCTTATTTAAAAATAGGATTTTCCCTTTTTGTATTTTTTGAAGCATTACTATTTGTCTTATTATTGTAGTTTTGCCAGATCCACTTCCTCCTAAAATACCAAAGATTTCACCTTCATTTATTTCAAAAGATATATTATTATGAATAGTTCTATCATCAAATTTTGTAGTAAGATTTTCTACTTTTATTATATCCATCATATACCACTTTCAGTTAATATCACAGAAAAAATTGCATTTAATGCAATAACTGTGAAAATTGCATTTACTACACTAATTGTAGTATATTTACCTATACTTGTAGTATTGTTCTGTACTTGAAAACCTCTATAACAGCCAATAATTGCAATTACAATACCAAAAAATGATGATTTAATTACTCCAATTAAAAAATGTTTTAATTCAACTTCTTGGTACATTCTATTGATAAATTCATGAAATGTAATTTTTAAATCAAAAAAAGCAACAATCATTCCTGAAAAAACAGATATTGCATCAGCAAAAAAAACAAGAAGAGGTAAAGATATAAAAAGTGCAAAAACTCTTGGCAATGTTAAAAAAATTGTAGGTTCAAAACCCATTGTTTTCATTGCATCAACTTCTTCTGTTATTTGCATTGCTCCAATTTGAGCTGTATATGAACTTGCTGTTCTTCCCGCGATTACAATTGCTGTAACCAAAGGAGCTATTTCTCTAAACATTGTAATACAAACCATTTCTACAATATATATATTTCCACCAAATTTTTCTAATTGTACAGCACCTTGGTAAGCTATAACTATTCCAACTAAAAATGATGTTAATGCAATAATACTTATCGCACTTATTGCAGAAGTCTCTATTGATTTTAGTATTTCATTAAATCTAATTTTTTTAGGATTTAAAATTGTATAAAAGAAAAAAAAGAATAATTTTCCAAAAAAGTATATAAATTGATTTAATTCAATAATCTTTTCATATGTTGATTTACCAAGTTTTTCTAAGTAATTAAGAGAATTTCTTTTTTTTATATTTTTATTTGAGATATAATGTTTTTTATAATATTCAATTTGATCTGTGAATTTATCTTTATTAGTAATGTTTATATTATTTAGTGAAATTAAATATATAGTCGCAATAGAATCAATTTTTTTTAAATGTTCTAAATTAAACTCTAGAAAAATATATTTCTTTTTATTAAGGTATTTTATAAGTTGAGGCAGGGTGAATTTGTCTAAAGTTCCATATAGAGTGATTTTTAAAGTTTCATTATATAAAATTGGTTTAAAATCAAAACTTTGCAAAACTTTAGCCTTTTTTATGTATACAATTATTCTATAATCTTTTGACTAAATAAAAGATATAGAATAATTTAAAAGAACAGCAGAGTAATTATTTAACAGTAAAATATTCGTTATTTAAATAAAAAGTATTTCCTATTGCAATAACTTTATCTTCTTGATCAAATGAAAAATTATAAATCTTTTCAGTATTAAAATCATTACTTATATTAATTAAATACCCTTGAGATTCTAGTGCATATAAAGAGTTCCCATATGCAAGTGCATAAAACTTAGCATATTTATATTTTCGTCTGTTTTGAACATTTAAAGATATATCTGTTTTTATAATTTGACCATCAATTGTAGCAATATAAATATCATTATCGTGTGAAATTATATCTCTAATACTATATTTTTTTAAATTAACAGCACCTGCTCCAACTGATACTATTTTGTTTGTTGTTGCAGCAATTAAACTATCATTTACAACATTTAAGAAAATTATATTATTAAACTTTCCATCTGCATCAACAACAATAGTTCTAATAACTTTATTTGTTCTAGCATTAACAACAATAATTTTACCATCTAAAGTAGGGAATAAGATTAGATTACCCATAAAGTATGGATTTGCAATTCTTGTATCATTTGCTAATGATTTTGAGTAATATTCTTTCATTAATATTTTTTTAGTTTTTGTATTATATAAAGATATAGAATTATCCATGAATACAATTGCCAAAATGTCATTTTTTAATGTTGCTGCTACTACACCAGTTTTGAAATCAATTTCAGATTTATTTAGTAATACTTTACCTAAATAGTTTGTAGAAATTATAATGTTATCACTAATATTTATAAACTCAAAACCTTCTGGAAGTTTAAAATCAGAAACACCTCTTTTTGTTATTACTTCACCATTTTCTAATGTAGCTCCATCTTTATTAAAAGATAATATATTATCATCTAGTGAAGTTATATTTGTTTCATAATCACCTAAAGTATCATCTACTTCAAAATATTTTTTACTAGAACAACCAGTAAAAATAAGTAGAGATGTTAATAGTATTAAGAAATATTTCATTTATTTTCCTTCTATTTTGTAAGTAAATAGTGATTTAAAATTTTCACTAATTCATTAACTTTTGATTCTTTTGGAATAAGTTTTAATGTTGCTTTTGCATCATTATATTTACCATTAGTTGCTTCTAATAATGCTTTATTAAATAGAGCAAACTCTTTTAATAAAAAATCTCTTTGCATTGATACTTCATTTAATTCAGATAAATTTTTATCTTCAAGAGCTTTTTTATATTTTGATAAACTATCAAAAAACATTACATCTACATTAGCTGTTTTACCTTCATCTTTTGCTTTTAAGTATAAAGCTACTTGGTAAAGTTTTTTATTTGATTCTTCTAATGTTTTGAAAGCATTTTTATCATTGAAGTTCTTTAATACTTTTTCAAATGCTATATTTGCTTTTATTTTATTTTGATTATCAAAATAATTTTTTACATTAAATCCAATAAATGTAGCAATAATTACTACAAGAAGTATGATTAATAGTATTTTGTATTTTTTGTAAAATCTTTCTAATTTTACAAAACTTTCAAGAAATTTTTCTTCACTATCTAATTCATTTTTTACAAAATCAACATTTTCTTTTAAACTCATAAATTTCCTTTTGAAAAATTAGTATTATGTTACAAAAATTTTTATAAAATCTTACTTTTATAAAAACTTTTATATAATGCAAGTCTTATATAAACAAAAAAGGTTGATAATGAAGAAATTTCTATTAGCTTCTTCAATTGCTCTTATATTTTCACAAGTTGCATTTTCAAATGAGCAAGAACAGGAGTTACCACAGAGTAGATTTGAATCATTAACTAAATTAACACAAGTTATTGGTACTGTTGAAAAGTATTATGTTGATGATATAAAGCTTGAGGCGATTGTGAATAAAGCAATTAAAGGTTTAATGGAAGAATTAGATGCTCATTCAACTTTTTTAGATAAAAAATCTACAAAAGAGATGTCAATTCAAACAAATGGAGAATTTGGTGGGTTAGGTATTACTGTTGGTATGAGAGATGGAGCATTAACAGTTATCTCTCCAATTGATGGTACCCCTGCATATAAAGCTGGAGTAAAAGCTGGAGATATTATTTTAAAAATTGATAATAAATCAACATTAAATATGAGTCTTGATGAAGCAGTGAGTTTAATGCGAGGAAAACCAAAAACTAAAATAGATATAACTGTAGTAAGAAAAGGTGAAAATAAACCTTTAAAGATTACAATTGTTAGAGATATTATAAAAATTGATTCTGTTTTTGTAAAAACTATAAATAAAGATTTATTATATTTAAGAATTACTAGTTTTGATAAAAATGTTACTAAAAGTTTAATAGAGGGATTAAATAAGCATAAAAATATTAAAGGTATTATTTTAGATTTACGTAATAATCCAGGAGGTCTTTTAACGCAAGCAATTGGAACAGTTGATTTATTTGTTAATTCAGGTGTTATTGTTTCTCAAAAAGGAAGAGATTTAACGGATGAAGAAAAATTTTATGCAAAAAGTTCGACTACCTTAACAGATGCACCAATGGTTGTATTAGTAAATGGTGGTTCTGCGTCTGCTTCAGAAATTGTAAGTGGTGCTTTACAAGATAATAAAAGGGCAGTTATTGTAGGAGAAAAAACTTTTGGTAAAGGTTCCGTTCAAGCAGTATTACCAATTGTAAAAGATAGAAGTGAAAATATTAAATTGACAATTGCTAAATACTATTTACCAAGTGGAAGAACTATTCAAGCTAAGGGGATTACTCCTGATATTCTTTCATATCCAGGAAAAGCTGTAGCTGGTGATGATAGTCAATTCCAAATTAAAGAAGCAGACTTAAAAAAACATTTAAAGGAAGAATTAGAAAAAGTTGATAGCATAAAAAAAGATAATAAAAAATCTAAAAATGATATGGTTATAACAAAAGAGGATATTGCTAATGACAATCAACTAAATTCGGCAATAAATATTTTAAAAAGTTTAATAATTATGAGTAAATAATAGGAGAAATAATGAAAATAAGTGAAATTGTAGCACTTGGTCTTTGGCCAGAGACAAAAAAAACTACAACAAAAAAAGGTATCAAAGAGTTAGAAGATTTAGGATATAACTTATTTTATATAGGTAAAAATGCAGACCTTTATACTTGTCCAGGTGATGATGCTAAAGTATTACTAGTAAGAAGTGATAGATGTTCTGTTTTTGATATTCCTTTAAATCTTCAAATTGAGACAAAAGGTATTTTACAAACAGCAATTTCTAATCATGGTGCAGAATTTGCAAAAAAAGAGGGAATTAGAACTGCAATTTTAAGTGAAAAAGTTGATCAGAGTTTATCAATTGCTCCTAGATGTCAATTAATGGAGTTATGTAAAGCTTTAGAAGCTGAAATTGATGGTGAAACAGTTCAATTTGAATTGATTTTTAGAAACTATTTAACAGGTTCATTATTTGAAGCTTGTCAAAATGGAAAAGATCCTTATGGATTAAATTTACCATCGAATTTAAAACAATGGCACAAGTTTGAAACACCAATTTTTACACCAACAACAAAAGGTGTAAAAGATATTCCTTTAACATCTTCTAAAGTAAGAGAAGTTTTCCCTGAGATTATTTCAAGTTTAGAAAAATTATTTAAAGATTTTACAGATTATGCAAATAAAAATGGAATTATTGTAGTAGATACAAAATTTGAAGTATTTGTTAATTCAAAGGGTGAATGGGTACTTGGAGATGAAGTATTAACTCCTGAAAGCTCAAG from Malaciobacter molluscorum LMG 25693 includes:
- a CDS encoding MlaD family protein, translating into MDTKVNYYKIGIFVISFFILLLTFIFWLGKFGLENVKSDHYVIYINESVSGLNVESAVKFKGVEVGKVEEIKINPNNSEQIQINIKVDKGTPIKEDNFATLGTLGLTGLKYIELKGGSKSSELLEENSSGEKVIKAKISVFASLENSTESISKQINEVLIQMKKLFNNKNLNNISQILNKTQQITQNIEKFSKYIISKEKSLNEILININNITTKGTNSFKNMSNAAQQVNNAANSIKLLSNTLTDEIKKGTYDIKSISEDTIYKMNRTLDTLEDTVIKTQNLIENISNSPSDIIFKKEIKKLGPGE
- a CDS encoding ABC transporter ATP-binding protein, with product MMDIIKVENLTTKFDDRTIHNNISFEINEGEIFGILGGSGSGKTTIIRQIVMLQKIQKGKILFLNKDISNLSIEESQQLKNDFSYLFQFGALFSFLNVLENIEVMLKEYTNLPYDLIEKIALTNLKLVGLKEEHAFLYPSELSGGMKKRVALARAIAIEPKVLFLDEPTSGLDPSSAEQFNELILNLKKMLNLTIIVITHDLTTIKHTLDRFIILKDTKIAFEGNIQMALDKNDSFLEDFLTIKKDKNGHKS
- a CDS encoding MlaE family ABC transporter permease, encoding MQSFDFKPILYNETLKITLYGTLDKFTLPQLIKYLNKKKYIFLEFNLEHLKKIDSIATIYLISLNNINITNKDKFTDQIEYYKKHYISNKNIKKRNSLNYLEKLGKSTYEKIIELNQFIYFFGKLFFFFFYTILNPKKIRFNEILKSIETSAISAISIIALTSFLVGIVIAYQGAVQLEKFGGNIYIVEMVCITMFREIAPLVTAIVIAGRTASSYTAQIGAMQITEEVDAMKTMGFEPTIFLTLPRVFALFISLPLLVFFADAISVFSGMIVAFFDLKITFHEFINRMYQEVELKHFLIGVIKSSFFGIVIAIIGCYRGFQVQNNTTSIGKYTTISVVNAIFTVIALNAIFSVILTESGI
- a CDS encoding PQQ-binding-like beta-propeller repeat protein, which encodes MKYFLILLTSLLIFTGCSSKKYFEVDDTLGDYETNITSLDDNILSFNKDGATLENGEVITKRGVSDFKLPEGFEFINISDNIIISTNYLGKVLLNKSEIDFKTGVVAATLKNDILAIVFMDNSISLYNTKTKKILMKEYYSKSLANDTRIANPYFMGNLILFPTLDGKIIVVNARTNKVIRTIVVDADGKFNNIIFLNVVNDSLIAATTNKIVSVGAGAVNLKKYSIRDIISHDNDIYIATIDGQIIKTDISLNVQNRRKYKYAKFYALAYGNSLYALESQGYLINISNDFNTEKIYNFSFDQEDKVIAIGNTFYLNNEYFTVK
- a CDS encoding tetratricopeptide repeat protein; its protein translation is MSLKENVDFVKNELDSEEKFLESFVKLERFYKKYKILLIILLVVIIATFIGFNVKNYFDNQNKIKANIAFEKVLKNFNDKNAFKTLEESNKKLYQVALYLKAKDEGKTANVDVMFFDSLSKYKKALEDKNLSELNEVSMQRDFLLKEFALFNKALLEATNGKYNDAKATLKLIPKESKVNELVKILNHYLLTK
- a CDS encoding S41 family peptidase; this encodes MKKFLLASSIALIFSQVAFSNEQEQELPQSRFESLTKLTQVIGTVEKYYVDDIKLEAIVNKAIKGLMEELDAHSTFLDKKSTKEMSIQTNGEFGGLGITVGMRDGALTVISPIDGTPAYKAGVKAGDIILKIDNKSTLNMSLDEAVSLMRGKPKTKIDITVVRKGENKPLKITIVRDIIKIDSVFVKTINKDLLYLRITSFDKNVTKSLIEGLNKHKNIKGIILDLRNNPGGLLTQAIGTVDLFVNSGVIVSQKGRDLTDEEKFYAKSSTTLTDAPMVVLVNGGSASASEIVSGALQDNKRAVIVGEKTFGKGSVQAVLPIVKDRSENIKLTIAKYYLPSGRTIQAKGITPDILSYPGKAVAGDDSQFQIKEADLKKHLKEELEKVDSIKKDNKKSKNDMVITKEDIANDNQLNSAINILKSLIIMSK
- a CDS encoding phosphoribosylaminoimidazolesuccinocarboxamide synthase, translating into MKISEIVALGLWPETKKTTTKKGIKELEDLGYNLFYIGKNADLYTCPGDDAKVLLVRSDRCSVFDIPLNLQIETKGILQTAISNHGAEFAKKEGIRTAILSEKVDQSLSIAPRCQLMELCKALEAEIDGETVQFELIFRNYLTGSLFEACQNGKDPYGLNLPSNLKQWHKFETPIFTPTTKGVKDIPLTSSKVREVFPEIISSLEKLFKDFTDYANKNGIIVVDTKFEVFVNSKGEWVLGDEVLTPESSRFISKENFEKEEYISMDKQILRNFAKENSWKEKAKDLKPGEKLDVEVPASIKNKILEGYTTILDRLK